One region of Miscanthus floridulus cultivar M001 chromosome 19, ASM1932011v1, whole genome shotgun sequence genomic DNA includes:
- the LOC136525891 gene encoding uncharacterized protein, which yields METLTFVVVGFHLTYHIILGRPCYAKFMAISNYTYLKLKMPGPCGVITIGTFFQHVYECEVECYEHATTIIASEELVAIRKEVTKEAPDPKQSNVSFEPIEGAKEVLIDPSSSKGKVVHIGTTLSSE from the coding sequence atggagacccttaccttcgtgGTGGTTGGGTTCCACTTAACCTACCACATCATCCTAGGACgcccatgctacgcgaagtttatGGCCATCtctaactacacctatctgaagctgaagatgccgggaccatgtggggtcatcaccattggcaccttctTCCAGCATgtctatgagtgcgaggtcgagtgctatgaACACGCCACGACAATCATCGCCTCCGAGGAGCTTGTGGCCATTaggaaggaggtcaccaaagaagcacccgaccctaaGCAGTCGAACGtgtcttttgagcctatagagggcgccaaggaggttctcatagatcctagcagctctaagggcaaagtggtgcacattggcaccacgctttcctccgaatag